One Gossypium hirsutum isolate 1008001.06 chromosome A11, Gossypium_hirsutum_v2.1, whole genome shotgun sequence genomic window carries:
- the LOC107940512 gene encoding putative disease resistance RPP13-like protein 1 yields the protein MSVIGEAALSAFFELLGGKLLDSALNFVADHKQLHPQLKQWQSILPDIQAVLDDAEEKQIKSEGVKKWLNDLQDLAYDVDDILDEFAYEQLRLKLQKSHTRASTSKVRKLIPSCFTSRNFTSTSFQFKNSMIPKVKEITDRLTSLATRRSSLGLSEILSPAPTSKEKQPRLQPTSVMDETVEYVGRLKEKQEMIELLKGDNSNGVSVLSIVGMGGMGKTTLAQLVYNDATINESFDLKAWVCVSDHFDAVNITRTILKSIDPDSREENDLNLLQVKLKEKLSGKRFLLVLDDIWNENYNDWTILRSPFGAGTNIIVTTRLQMVSSIVNPLKAFYLDKLSDDDCLSIIIQHALKAKKFDGHIQIKEIGEKIVRRCNGLPLAAKAIGSLLRTVKDYAEWERIYESEIWNLPEEQCGIIPALRLSYHHLPSYLKQCFAYCSILPKDYEFEEEEVVLLWRAEGLLQQKAMPQIKDIGNQYFQDLVSRSFFQISSKDKSRFVMHDLINDLAQVIAGDICSRLEGDKQQQLSNRTRHSSYIVGTFGTFEAFNQVKSLRTFLPLQLSRYWRPSLTNVVLVDLLPRLGYLRVLSLNAYSITELPDVFENLKLLRYLNFSHTDIKCLPDSLCTLYHLETLLLKGCSMLQKLPSKIGNLINLQNLDIRSANLIESMPFGIGKLTNLQRLSDFITREGDGCHMRDLKYLSNLKGDFRLSGLENVNCRDAREAKLNEKQGIDRLVLHWSKKFEKDSRNEEDEERVLDSLCPPVKLQQLIIENYGGVKFSTWIADSSFKNMLSLELRNCKNCKSLPSIARLSLLKDLSICGLDEVHKIGVELFGANQSNAFASLETLYFCGLPNWEEWDPCEWDERTSKFPSLRELSILECPQLLGRLPTLLQSLQKLVICDCRRLVVSISSFSSLRELRINGCEELVDEGSSSVQEVTSLKRVTLKNISKFDISAEKAMLRFVNAEAFDTSGWKELGSLSQNGLSLVGHRFITIVDCPQLVSLETEEERLQLDKIPGVESLEIRDCERLNRLPEILHAFPFITRIKLEKCPGLVCFAKRNFPPALKELEICECENLQYLVDENVNNKRMSSNTCLLEHLEIRDCPSLIWLSSRGDICNRLQHLKIESGSKLRSLFLNSKLPVMLKHLVILDCPLLESIAQNFHETVDLESIRISNAENIKSLLLKQWNILIWLSLICCKSS from the exons ATGTCTGTCATTGGGGAGGCTGCTCTGTCTGCGTTTTTCGAGCTGTTGGGGGGCAAGTTGCTCGACTCTGCGCTCAACTTTGTTGCTGATCATAAGCAACTTCACCCGCAACTCAAGCAGTGGCAGTCCATATTGCCCGATATCCAAGCAGTGTTGGATGATGCAGAGGAGAAGCAGATCAAGAGCGAGGGTGTGAAGAAATGGTTGAATGATCTCCAGGACTTGGCTTACGATGTGGATGACATCCTGGACGAGTTCGCTTATGAACAGTTACGTCTCAAGCTCCAAAAATCTCATACTCGAGCCAGCACTAGCAAGGTACGAAAACTCATTCCTTCCTGCTTTACTAGTAGAAATTTCACTTCCACTTCTTTCCAGTTTAAGAATTCCATGATTCCAAAGGTGAAAGAGATCACTGATAGACTGACTAGTTTGGCTACTCGAAGAAGTAGTTTGGGGTTGAGTGAGATCTTGTCTCCAGCTCCAACCTCCAAGGAAAAGCAGCCCAGGCTGCAACCAACTTCCGTAATGGATGAAACTGTAGAGTATGTTGGTAGACTCAAGGAGAAGCAAGAAATGATTGAGTTGCTCAAAGGTGATAACTCCAATGGAGTTTCAGTCCTTTCCATTGTCGGTATGGGAGGGATGGGTAAAACAACTCTTGCTCAGCTTGTTTACAATGATGCCACCATCAACGAGTCTTTTGACCTCAAGGCCTGGGTATGCGTTTCTGATCATTTTGATGCAGTTAATATAACCAGGACAATTTTAAAATCTATCGATCCTGACTCTCGTGAAGAGAACGACTTGAATTTACTTCAAGTTAAATTGAAGGAGAAGTTGTCTGGGAAAAGATTCTTGCTTGTTTTAGATGACATTTGGAACGAGAATTATAATGATTGGACTATCTTACGGTCTCCGTTTGGAGCAGGGACCAACATCATTGTAACCACTCGTCTTCAAATGGTTTCATCTATTGTGAATCCGCTCAAAGCTTTTTATTTGGATAAACTGTCAGACGATGATTGTTTATCCATAATTATACAGCATGCATTAAAAGCAAAAAAATTCGATGGACATATCCAGATTAAAGAAATTGGAGAGAAAATTGTTAGAAGGTGCAATGGCTTACCTTTGGCTGCAAAAGCCATTGGAAGCTTGCTACGCACAGTTAAAGACTATGCGGAATGGGAAAGAATATATGAGAGTGAGATATGGAACTTACCAGAAGAGCAGTGTGGCATAATTCCAGCTTTGCGATTAAGCTACCATCATCTTCCGTCATACTTGAAACAATGTTTTGCATATTGCTCCATACTTCCTAAAGATTATGAATTTGAGGAAGAAGAAGTTGTCTTGCTATGGAGAGCAGAAGGTCTCTTGCAACAAAAAGCTATGCCTCAGATTAAAGATATTGGAAATCAATATTTTCAAGATCTAGTGTCGAGGTCATTTTTTCAGATATCCAGTAAAGATAAATCCCGATTTGTAATGCATGACCTTATCAATGATTTAGCTCAAGTAATTGCAGGAGATATATGCTCCAGACTGGAGGGTGATAAGCAACAACAGCTCTCAAATCGCACTCGACATTCTTCTTATATTGTCGGCACATTTGGCACGTTTGAAGCGTTTAATCAAGTGAAATCATTACGTACTTTTCTACCTTTACAGTTGTCACGTTATTGGAGGCCTTCTTTAACCAATGTTGTTTTGGTTGATTTATTGCCGAGACTTGGCTACTTAAGGGTGCTTTCTTTGAATGCGTATAGTATCACTGAGTTGCCtgatgtttttgaaaatttaaaactaCTTCGTTACTTAAATTTTTCTCACACTGATATCAAATGCTTACCTGATTCTTTATGTACTCTTTACCATTTAGAAACATTATTGTTAAAAGGTTGTTCCATGCTTCAAAAGTTACCTTCGAAGATTGGAAATCTTATCAACTTGCAAAATCTTGATATCAGAAGTGCAAACTTGATAGAAAGTATGCCTTTTGGAATTGGTAAGCTAACCAATCTTCAAAGGTTATCTGATTTTATCACAAGGGAAGGTGATGGTTGTCACATGAGAGATTTGAAATATTTGTCAAACCTCAAAGGTGATTTCCGTCTTTCTGGTTTGGAGAATGTTAATTGTCGAGATGCAAGGGAAGCCAAGTTAAATGAGAAGCAGGGGATTGATAGACTAGTATTGCATTGGAGTAAAAAGTTTGAGAAGGATTCAaggaatgaagaagatgaagaacggGTGTTGGACTCTCTTTGTCCTCCAGTAAAGCTTCAGCAACTCATCATTGAGAATTATGGAGGTGTAAAATTCTCTACTTGGATTGCAGATTCGTCCTTCAAGAATATGTTGTCATTGGAGCTTCGCAATTGTAAAAATTGCAAATCTTTGCCATCGATTGCACGGTTATCATTGTTAAAAGACCTTTCAATTTGTGGTTTGGATGAGGTACATAAGATTGGTGTTGAGTTGTTTGGAGCAAATCAATCGAATGCATTTGCATCATTAGAGACTCTGTATTTCTGCGGTCTGCCAAATTGGGAGGAGTGGGACCCATGTGAATGGGATGAGCGAACTTCGAAATTCCCCAGCCTTCGTGAGCTTTCAATCCTAGAATGTCCTCAATTGTTGGGAAGGCTGCCAACCCTTCTTCAATCCTTGCAGAAACTTGTAATCTGTGACTGTAGAAGGCTGGTAGTTTCAATTTCAAGTTTTTCGTCGTTACGTGAATTAAGAATTAATGGGTGTGAGGAATTGGTGGATGAAGGCTCATCTTCTGTACAAGAGGTTACCTCTTTGAAAAGAGTGACTCTTAAAAATATTTCGAAGTTCGATATTTCAGCAGAGAAGGCAATGTTGAGATTTGTAAACGCGGAAGCTTTTGACACCTCTGGTTGGAAGGAGTTGGGATCTTTATCGCAAAATGGGTTAAGCTTAGTTGGGCATCGTTTTATTACGATTGTGGATTGTCCCCAGTTGGTGTCTTTGGAAACAGAGGAGGAGAGATTGCAACTTGACAAGATTCCAGGTGTTGAATCTCTGGAAATAAGGGATTGTGAAAGGCTCAATAGACTACCAGAAATCTTACATGCTTTCCCATTCATTACAAGAATAAAACTTGAAAAGTGTCCAGGCTTGGTTTGTTTTGCAAAGAGGAACTTTCCCCCTGCTTTAAAAGAGCTGGAGATTTGCGAATGTGAGAATTTGCAATATTTGGTTGATGAAAACGTAAATAATAAGAGAATGAGTAGCAACACTTGTCTACTCGAGCATTTGGAAATACGAGACTGTCCATCTCTAATATGGTTATCATCAAGGGGCGATATATGCAATCGGCTTCAACATCTCAAAATTGAAAGTGGATCAAAGCTAAGAAGCTTATTTTTAAATTCCAAGTTACCAGTAATGCTTAAACATCTAGTTATTTTGGATTGTCCGTTGTTGGAAAGCATAGCCCAAAATTTCCATGAAACTGTTGATCTCGAAAGTATTAGAATTTCTAATGCTGAAAATATTAAATCATTActattgaagcaatg gaacATTTTGATTTGGCTCAGCTTGATCTGCTGCAAGTCCTCCTGA
- the LOC107940510 gene encoding putative disease resistance RPP13-like protein 1, which yields MSAIGEAALSAFFELLGGKLLDSALNFVADHKQLHPLKQWQSILPDIQAVLGDVEEKQIKNDGVKKWLEDLQDLAYDVDDILDEFAYEELRLKLKKSQAQANTSKVRKLIPTCFTGTSLTPTSFLFKNSMIPKVKEITDRLNSLTTRRSSLGLSEILSQAPTSKGKQPTLQPTSVLDGVVEYVGRHKEKTEMIELLKGDNSRGVSVLSIVGMGGMGKTTLAQLVYNDATINKSFDHKARVCVSDNFDAVNITRTILKSIDPNSGDENDLNLLQVKLKEKLSGKRFLLVLDDIWNENYDDWTILRSPFGARTKIIVTTRLQIVSSIVDSLKVFHLDKLSDDDCLSVFTQHALKARNFGGHLPFKEIGEKIVRRCNGLPLAAKAIGSLLRTVKYHQEWERIYESEIWNLPEEQCGIIPALRLSYHHLPSYLKRCFAYCSILPKDYEFEEGEIILL from the coding sequence ATGTCTGCCATTGGAGAGGCTGCTCTGTCTGCGTTTTTCGAGCTGTTGGGGGGCAAGTTGCTCGACTCTGCGCTCAACTTTGTTGCTGATCATAAGCAACTCCACCCTCTCAAGCAGTGGCAGTCCATATTGCCCGATATCCAAGCAGTGTTGGGCGATGTAGAGGAGAAGCAGATCAAGAACGACGGGGTGAAGAAATGGTTGGAGGATCTCCAGGACTTGGCTTACGATGTGGATGACATCTTGGATGAGTTCGCTTATGAAGAGTTACGTCTCAAGCTCAAGAAATCGCAAGCTCAAGCCAACACTAGCAAGGTACGGAAACTCATTCCTACCTGCTTTACTGGTACTAGTTTGACTCCCACTTCTTTCCTGTTTAAGAATTCCATGATTCCCAAGGTCAAAGAGATCACTGATAGACTGAATAGTTTGACAACTCGAAGAAGTAGTTTGGGGTTGAGTGAGATCTTGTCTCAAGCTCCAACCTCCAAGGGAAAGCAACCCACGCTGCAACCAACTTCCGTACTGGATGGAGTTGTGGAGTATGTTGGTAGACACAAGGAGAAGACAGAAATGATTGAGTTGCTCAAAGGTGATAACTCCAGAGGAGTTTCAGTCCTTTCCATCGTCGGCATGGGAGGGATGGGTAAAACAACTCTTGCTCAGCTTGTTTACAATGATGCCACCATCAACAAGTCTTTTGACCACAAGGCCAGGGTATGCGTTTCTGATAATTTTGATGCAGTTAATATAACTAGGACAATTTTAAAATCCATCGATCCTAACTCTGGTGATGAGAATGACTTGAATTTACTTCAAGTTAAGTTGAAGGAGAAGTTGTCTGGGAAAAGATTCTTGCTTGTTTTAGATGACATTTGGAACGAGAATTACGATGATTGGACCATCTTAAGGTCTCCGTTTGGAGCAAGGACCAAAATCATTGTAACCACTCGTCTTCAAATTGTTTCATCTATTGTGGATTCACTCAAAGTTTTTCATTTGGATAAACTATCGGATGATGATTGTTTATCCGTATTTACACAACATGCATTAAAAGCAAGAAATTTCGGTGGACATCTCCCATTTAAAGAAATTGGGGAGAAAATTGTTAGAAGGTGCAATGGCTTACCTTTGGCCGCAAAAGCCATTGGAAGCTTGCTACGCACAGTTAAGTATCATCAAGAATGGGAAAGAATATATGAGAGTGAGATATGGAACTTACCAGAAGAGCAGTGTGGCATAATTCCAGCTTTGCGATTAAGCTACCATCATCTTCCGTCATACTTGAAACGATGTTTTGCATATTGCTCCATACTTCCTAAAGATTATGAATTTGAGGAAGGAGAAATAATCTTGTTATAG
- the LOC107940528 gene encoding heterogeneous nuclear ribonucleoprotein F isoform X1 translates to MHGSRGAMLGSGGVSDGYEVGSKRQRMMESTPYFAVNSGMGGYQPYGYGGGYQPPSFPVVRLRGLPFNCTDIDIFKFFAGLDIVDVLLVNKNGRFSGEAFVLFAGSMQVEFALQRDRQNMGRRYVEVFRCKRQDYYHAVAAEVNYEGIYDNDFHGSPPPSRAKRFNDKDQMEYTEILKLRGLPFSVKKPEIVEFFADFKIVEDRIHIACRPDGKATGEAYVEFASVEEAKRAMCKDKMMIGSRYVELFPSTPDEARRAESRSRQ, encoded by the exons ATGCACGGATCCAGAGG GGCAATGTTGGGAAGCGGGGGGGTTTCGGACGGGTACGAGGTCGGCTCAAAGAGACAAAGAATGATGGAATCAACTCCCTACTTCGCAGTGAACAGCGGTATGGGCGGCTATCAACCTTACGGGTATGGTGGTGGCTACCAACCTCCTTCGTTTCCGGTAGTACGACTTAGGGGTCTTCCTTTCAACTGCACTGATATCGACATTTTCAAGTTCTTTGCTGGATTGGACATTGTCGATGTTTTACTAGTCAACAAGAATGGAAGGTTCTCTGGAGAAGCCTTTGTTCTCTTTGCCGGGTCAATGCAGGTTGAGTTTGCTTTGCAAAGGGATCGACAAAACATGGGACGCCGCTATGTAGAAGTTTTCCGGTGCAAGAGGCAAGACTATTACCATGCCGTAGCTGCAGAGGTGAATTACGAAGGAATCTACGATAATGATTTCCACGGAAGCCCCCCACCCTCTCGAGCAAAGAGATTCAACGATAAGGATCAAATGGAATACACTGAAATACTCAAGTTGCGTGGTCTTCCTTTCTCGGTGAAGAAGCCTGAAATCGTTGAATTCTTTGCAGATTTCAAAATCGTTGAAGACAGGATACACATTGCATGCCGCCCCGATGGGAAAGCCACTGGAGAGGCATACgtggagtttgcttccgtcgAGGAAGCTAAAAGAGCAATGTGCAAGGATAAGATGATGATAGGGTCTCGATATGTGGAGTTGTTTCCTTCAACACCAGACGAAGCTCGACGAGCTGAATCAAGATCGAGGCAGTGA
- the LOC107940511 gene encoding putative disease resistance protein RGA4 produces the protein MPNWEEWDSCEGDEQASKFPSLLELSIRECPQLLGRLPTFLQSLQKLEIYECRRLVVSISSFLSLCELSIEGCEQLVYEGSSSTEEVTALKNVSLKNISKFDISAEKAMLRFANSEVFDISGWKELESLSQNGLSLVGHRFITIEDCPQLVSLETEEERLPLDKIPGVESLEIWYCERLNRLPEVLHAFTFLTGMRLNGCPGLVCLEMSNFPPALKNLEVSKCENLQYLVDENVNNKSTSSNSCLLEHLEIMDCPSLIWLSSMGDICNRLQHLEIGSCSKLSSLFLNSKLPAMLKQLVIWDCPVLECIAQDFHETLDLKSIKNFCAENIKSLPRGLDKLSYLQEIEVHGCPSLVSFKESALPTTNLRFFSIHHCENFSALPKCINNFTSLRELKVVYCSDDISFPEEELKISGEGCSNVVLFPEESIGRMLPPSLTYISIHKFENLEYICSKGFQHLTSLQKLFIVNCPKLTSLPEKDMLLSLEWLYISNCPLLEEGCSRGKGREWSKIAHIPFVQIEADPDKRIGVKKASTVMLSNVYDME, from the exons ATGCCAAATTGGGAGGAATGGGACTCATGTGAAGGTGATGAACAAGCTTCGAAATTCCCTAGCCTTCTTGAGCTTTCAATCAGAGAATGCCCTCAATTGTTGGGAAGGTTGCCAACCTTTCTTCAATCATTGCAGAAACTTGAAATCTACGAGTGTAGGAGGCTAGTAGTTTCAATTTCTAGTTTTTTGTCTCTATGTGAATTAAGCATTGAAGGGTGTGAACAATTGGTGTATGAAGGCTCTTCTTCTACAGAGGAGGTTACCGCTTTGAAAAATGTgtctcttaaaaatatttcaaagttTGATATTTCAGCAGAGAAGGCAATGTTGAGATTTGCAAACTCGGAAGTTTTTGACATCTCTGGTTGGAAAGAATTGGAGTCTTTATCGCAAAATGGGTTAAGCTTAGTTGGGCATCGTTTTATTACGATAGAGGATTGTCCACAATTGGTCTCTTTGGAAACAGAGGAGGAGAGATTGCCACTTGACAAGATTCCGGGTGTTGAATCTCTGGAAATATGGTATTGTGAAAGGCTAAATAGACTACCAGAAGTCTTACATGCTTTCACGTTCCTTACTGGAATGAGACTTAATGGGTGTCCAGGCTTGGTTTGTTTGGAAATGAGTAACTTTCCCCCTGCTTTAAAAAACCTGGAGGTTTCAAAATGTGAGAATTTACAATATTTGGttgatgaaaatgtaaataataaGAGTACGAGTAGCAATTCTTGTCTACTCGAGCACTTAGAAATAATGGATTGCCCATCTCTAATATGGTTATCATCAATGGGCGATATATGCAATCGGCTTCAACATCTCGAAATCGGAAGTTGTTCAAAGCTAAGTAGCTTATTTTTGAACTCCAAGTTACCCGCAATGCTTAAACAACTAGTTATTTGGGATTGTCCGGTGTTGGAATGTATAGCCCAAGATTTCCATGAAACTCTTGATCTcaaaagtattaaaaatttttGTGCTGAAAATATTAAATCATTACCAAGAGGATTGGACAAGCTCAGCTATCTTCAAGAGATTGAAGTTCATGGGTGCCCAAGTTTGGTTTCATTTAAAGAAAGTGCGTTGCCCACCACAAATCTTAGATTTTTCTCAATTCATCATTGTGAAAATTTTAGTGCCCTTCCCAAGTGCATCAACAACTTCACCTCCCTTCGAGAATTAAAGGTGGTTTATTGTTCGGATGACATATCCTTTCCAGAAGAGG AACTCAAAATCAGCGGTGAAGGATGCTCAAATGTGGTGTTGTTTCCAGAAGAAAGTATAGGAAGGATGCTGCCTCCTTCTCTCACCTATATCAGCattcataaatttgaaaatttggaatACATCTGCTCCAAGGGCTTTCAACATCTCACTTCTCTTCAAAAATTGTTCATTGTCAATTGTCCTAAGCTTACATCTCTTCCAGAAAAAGATATGCTTCTCTCGCTAGAGTGGCTATATATTTCCAACTGCCCGTTGCTAGAAGAAGGGTGCAGTAGGGGTAAAGGACGAGAGTGGTCCAAGATTGCCCACATACCTTTTGTTCAAATTGAGGCGGATCCTGACAAAAGGATTGGAGTGAAAAAAGCTTCAACAGTGATGTTATCAAATGTTTATGATATGGAGTGA
- the LOC107940528 gene encoding heterogeneous nuclear ribonucleoprotein F isoform X2, whose protein sequence is MGGYQPYGYGGGYQPPSFPVVRLRGLPFNCTDIDIFKFFAGLDIVDVLLVNKNGRFSGEAFVLFAGSMQVEFALQRDRQNMGRRYVEVFRCKRQDYYHAVAAEVNYEGIYDNDFHGSPPPSRAKRFNDKDQMEYTEILKLRGLPFSVKKPEIVEFFADFKIVEDRIHIACRPDGKATGEAYVEFASVEEAKRAMCKDKMMIGSRYVELFPSTPDEARRAESRSRQ, encoded by the coding sequence ATGGGCGGCTATCAACCTTACGGGTATGGTGGTGGCTACCAACCTCCTTCGTTTCCGGTAGTACGACTTAGGGGTCTTCCTTTCAACTGCACTGATATCGACATTTTCAAGTTCTTTGCTGGATTGGACATTGTCGATGTTTTACTAGTCAACAAGAATGGAAGGTTCTCTGGAGAAGCCTTTGTTCTCTTTGCCGGGTCAATGCAGGTTGAGTTTGCTTTGCAAAGGGATCGACAAAACATGGGACGCCGCTATGTAGAAGTTTTCCGGTGCAAGAGGCAAGACTATTACCATGCCGTAGCTGCAGAGGTGAATTACGAAGGAATCTACGATAATGATTTCCACGGAAGCCCCCCACCCTCTCGAGCAAAGAGATTCAACGATAAGGATCAAATGGAATACACTGAAATACTCAAGTTGCGTGGTCTTCCTTTCTCGGTGAAGAAGCCTGAAATCGTTGAATTCTTTGCAGATTTCAAAATCGTTGAAGACAGGATACACATTGCATGCCGCCCCGATGGGAAAGCCACTGGAGAGGCATACgtggagtttgcttccgtcgAGGAAGCTAAAAGAGCAATGTGCAAGGATAAGATGATGATAGGGTCTCGATATGTGGAGTTGTTTCCTTCAACACCAGACGAAGCTCGACGAGCTGAATCAAGATCGAGGCAGTGA